Proteins encoded by one window of Cylindrospermum stagnale PCC 7417:
- a CDS encoding XisI protein: protein MERMNYPELVQTVLARHTESHLAKGTEIQLIFDNQKNHYLVIHLGWEGEKRTYGSVIHVDIKDGKIWIQCDFTEEGVANELVELGVPKTDIVLGFRSPHVRQFTGFASV, encoded by the coding sequence ATGGAAAGAATGAATTACCCTGAATTAGTACAAACAGTATTAGCAAGACATACAGAAAGTCATTTAGCTAAGGGAACAGAAATACAATTAATATTTGATAATCAAAAAAATCACTATTTAGTAATTCATCTAGGTTGGGAAGGTGAAAAACGGACTTATGGTTCGGTAATTCATGTAGATATTAAGGATGGAAAAATCTGGATTCAGTGCGATTTTACAGAGGAAGGAGTTGCTAATGAGTTGGTAGAGTTAGGTGTACCAAAAACAGATATTGTTTTAGGTTTTAGATCACCTCATGTAAGACAGTTTACTGGTTTCGCATCCGTTTAG
- a CDS encoding protein kinase domain-containing protein, with translation MQNQYILKNPDKEIKYYLTEELGEGCFGKVWGGIDSNQIPVAIKICHFTDDKSLQVWANEISNQIGFDHQNIVKIYDFFIDTDPYTSTTRLVIVMEKALMSLDKYLKIHKTFHPSHVCWIGYKLCEALVEIHKSTVIHRDLTLRNILLFPDYHVKIADFGISKKKSNLYSPIVSNTGFFNAVPPEILKHGYSDFQSDIYQLGLILLTLLTGQEPIPQHLDRQIIDHLINEGQPRKIAESLIERFGNLAYIISCMLRRRVEWRYQSALQLKVELDNELRTIQVNEIINNFNQKFYQ, from the coding sequence ATGCAAAACCAATATATTTTAAAAAATCCTGATAAAGAAATAAAGTATTATTTAACAGAAGAATTAGGTGAAGGTTGTTTTGGAAAAGTATGGGGAGGAATAGATAGCAACCAAATTCCAGTTGCTATTAAGATTTGTCATTTTACTGATGATAAAAGTCTGCAAGTTTGGGCTAATGAAATTTCAAATCAAATAGGCTTTGATCATCAAAACATAGTTAAAATTTATGACTTTTTTATTGATACCGATCCTTATACTAGTACTACTAGGTTAGTAATAGTTATGGAAAAAGCTTTAATGAGTTTAGATAAATATTTGAAAATCCATAAGACTTTTCATCCAAGTCATGTTTGTTGGATAGGTTATAAATTATGCGAAGCTTTAGTTGAAATTCATAAATCTACAGTTATACATAGAGATTTAACTTTAAGAAATATTTTATTATTTCCTGATTATCATGTAAAAATTGCTGATTTTGGAATATCTAAAAAGAAGTCTAATTTATATTCTCCTATTGTATCCAATACTGGTTTTTTTAATGCTGTTCCTCCAGAAATTTTAAAACATGGCTACTCCGATTTTCAATCAGATATCTACCAGCTAGGTTTAATTCTACTTACATTACTAACAGGACAAGAACCTATCCCTCAACATTTAGACCGTCAAATAATTGATCATTTGATAAATGAAGGGCAACCAAGAAAAATAGCTGAATCATTAATTGAAAGATTTGGAAATTTAGCATATATTATTTCTTGTATGTTACGGAGAAGAGTAGAATGGCGTTATCAAAGTGCATTACAATTAAAAGTAGAGTTAGATAACGAATTACGCACAATACAGGTGAACGAAATAATTAATAACTTTAATCAAAAATTTTATCAGTAA
- a CDS encoding restriction endonuclease — protein sequence MKYQGTYDICYNEETDEYGILDFPPLEVENRVLAEVERIYPGMKIPLSKVKTGELDRELAFIQQGKKLSTFEPTLATVIAVIKDASRKFAQLIAQNSQSLEEIEWRDLERTLAEVLEGIGFSVELTPGSKDGGKDIIVKYVVSGIKQTYIVEIKHWRAGSRVGHSTISDFLNVIVLEHRQGGLFLSTSGYCDNVFEIISKIERQTLRLGGKEKIVSLCKTYIKAQSGVWTPPDKLTDVLFEQTL from the coding sequence ATGAAATATCAAGGAACGTATGATATTTGTTACAATGAAGAAACCGATGAATATGGCATATTAGATTTTCCTCCTTTAGAAGTAGAAAATAGGGTATTAGCTGAAGTGGAACGTATATACCCTGGTATGAAAATTCCTCTCAGTAAGGTAAAAACTGGAGAATTAGATAGAGAATTAGCCTTTATTCAGCAAGGAAAAAAGTTATCTACATTTGAACCTACGTTAGCAACAGTTATTGCAGTTATCAAAGATGCTAGTAGAAAATTTGCTCAATTAATAGCACAAAATTCACAGTCTCTTGAAGAGATAGAATGGAGAGATTTAGAAAGAACTCTGGCAGAAGTATTAGAAGGAATAGGATTTTCTGTAGAGTTAACTCCTGGAAGTAAAGATGGTGGAAAAGACATTATTGTAAAGTATGTGGTTTCAGGAATCAAACAGACTTACATAGTAGAAATAAAACACTGGCGTGCAGGAAGTCGAGTAGGTCATTCTACAATCTCTGATTTTCTAAATGTGATTGTTCTTGAACACAGACAAGGAGGATTGTTCTTATCTACTTCTGGTTATTGTGACAATGTATTTGAGATTATTTCAAAAATAGAACGACAAACGTTAAGATTAGGAGGAAAAGAGAAAATCGTATCTTTGTGTAAAACATACATAAAAGCACAGTCAGGTGTTTGGACACCACCAGACAAACTTACTGACGTTTTATTTGAACAAACTTTATAA
- a CDS encoding element excision factor XisH family protein, which yields MNKLYKTCDGTGLIVDLISKDLTSRKIAVEIKSFLGKSAISEFHTALGQTLNYRFILRKEAPDLILYLAISYEIYTAFFLIPVIQEIIAEHKLKLLIFEVSKEEIVLWKE from the coding sequence TTGAACAAACTTTATAAAACTTGTGATGGAACTGGTTTAATTGTTGATTTAATATCAAAAGACCTAACATCGAGAAAAATAGCAGTTGAAATAAAATCTTTTTTGGGGAAATCAGCGATTAGTGAATTTCATACAGCTTTAGGACAAACACTTAATTACCGTTTTATTTTAAGAAAAGAAGCACCTGATCTTATTTTATATTTAGCAATTAGTTATGAAATATATACAGCTTTTTTTCTGATACCTGTGATTCAAGAAATAATTGCTGAACATAAATTAAAATTATTGATATTTGAAGTTAGCAAGGAGGAGATTGTTTTATGGAAAGAATGA